In Thalassococcus arenae, a single window of DNA contains:
- a CDS encoding MlaD family protein, with product MTEKQPAEMRVNPPKRSAWRNLSVVWLVPLMALVASLGIAWQNYADRGTLIEITFPEAAGIAEGETTLRYRDVVIGTVEKVGFTEDLAEVKVDVRVDNEVVPFLDDEATFWIVRPQVSARGISGLSTVLSGVYIAGGWDQNPGTPQLSFRGAAQPPLVQPGENGTRIVLRTNDGTSVSAGAPILYRGIEVGQLEQPRLTATGDAILIDAFIEAPHDRLVSQATRFWDASGFSVSLGTSGFQLDVDSLASLVTGGVSFETIYSGGGPIEAGQVFDLYPDEEEARRRPFLALDDNTVSFTVVFGESVSGLTNGADVTYRGLPVGQVRALRSELEQTEFGVVLGLKADIAIDPQRMGLPVEMAQEDVIRFFSGAVANGLRARLGASGLFGGNLIVELVEVADAPFSALDTNADPYPILPSVESDLPDFATTAQGVLDRLDALPIEDLLNQAISLMNAVEDVARAEGTRQAPDAVLALIEDTRSLIASEDTQAIPEELRSTINDLRTVVADLREQDAAQALTDALRSADQVAKDVSTATEGLPQLIADLNAVATKANGLAVEDLVASANRVLDNADALIADDNTRALPETLTKALTEVELAVTDARGIMGELREQGAVEALTNALRKADEVAADLSASTEGLPQLVEDLGAVAEKANALPLDELVASANRVLASADALVSSDDTKQLPVALTGALEQVEAALADLRAGGTVENVNETLASARDAADAIAKAASDLPELSTRLNQLVRQAETLVNSYGDRSTFNAGTLTALRDVSDAARAVSRLAREIERNPNSLLFGR from the coding sequence GTGACCGAAAAGCAACCGGCAGAAATGCGGGTGAACCCGCCGAAACGGTCGGCCTGGCGCAACCTGTCGGTTGTCTGGCTGGTGCCGTTGATGGCGCTGGTCGCGTCGCTGGGGATCGCCTGGCAGAACTACGCCGACCGTGGCACGCTGATCGAGATCACCTTCCCCGAAGCGGCCGGCATCGCCGAAGGCGAAACCACGTTGCGCTACCGCGACGTGGTGATCGGCACGGTGGAGAAAGTGGGCTTCACCGAGGATCTGGCCGAGGTCAAGGTCGATGTCCGAGTAGACAACGAGGTCGTGCCCTTTCTCGATGATGAGGCGACCTTCTGGATCGTCCGTCCACAGGTATCGGCGCGTGGCATATCGGGCCTGTCCACCGTCCTGTCCGGGGTCTACATCGCCGGCGGCTGGGATCAGAACCCCGGCACCCCGCAACTGAGCTTTCGCGGCGCCGCACAACCGCCACTGGTGCAGCCGGGCGAGAACGGAACCAGGATCGTCTTGCGTACAAATGACGGAACGTCGGTCAGCGCCGGGGCACCCATCCTTTATCGCGGGATCGAGGTGGGCCAGCTGGAACAGCCGCGCCTGACCGCAACCGGCGACGCGATCCTGATCGACGCCTTCATCGAGGCGCCGCATGACCGGCTTGTCTCGCAGGCGACGCGGTTCTGGGACGCATCCGGCTTCAGTGTCTCGCTCGGCACGTCCGGCTTCCAACTGGATGTGGACAGCCTGGCCTCGCTGGTGACCGGTGGTGTCAGCTTCGAGACGATCTATTCCGGCGGCGGACCGATCGAAGCGGGCCAGGTTTTCGATCTCTACCCCGACGAGGAAGAGGCGCGTCGCCGACCCTTTCTCGCGCTTGACGACAACACCGTCAGTTTCACCGTGGTGTTCGGCGAATCCGTGTCGGGCCTGACGAACGGTGCCGATGTTACCTATCGCGGCCTGCCGGTCGGACAGGTGCGCGCCCTGCGGTCGGAACTGGAGCAGACCGAGTTCGGTGTCGTGCTGGGCCTCAAGGCCGATATCGCCATCGACCCGCAACGCATGGGCCTGCCGGTCGAGATGGCGCAGGAGGACGTGATCCGGTTCTTCTCGGGCGCCGTCGCCAATGGCTTGCGCGCGCGGCTGGGGGCGTCGGGCTTGTTCGGCGGCAATCTGATCGTCGAACTCGTCGAGGTGGCCGATGCGCCGTTCTCGGCGCTCGACACCAATGCCGATCCCTATCCGATCCTGCCCAGCGTCGAATCCGATTTGCCCGATTTCGCCACGACGGCACAGGGCGTGCTGGACCGACTGGATGCCCTGCCGATCGAAGATCTGCTGAACCAGGCGATCAGCCTGATGAACGCGGTCGAGGATGTGGCCCGCGCCGAGGGAACGCGTCAGGCACCCGACGCCGTTCTGGCGCTGATCGAGGATACCCGAAGCCTGATCGCGTCCGAGGATACCCAGGCGATACCCGAAGAATTGCGAAGCACGATCAACGACTTGCGCACCGTTGTTGCCGACTTGCGTGAACAGGACGCGGCCCAGGCGCTGACCGATGCGCTGCGCAGCGCCGACCAGGTGGCCAAGGATGTTTCGACCGCCACCGAAGGCCTGCCGCAGCTCATCGCCGATCTGAACGCGGTTGCGACCAAAGCCAACGGCCTTGCGGTCGAAGACCTTGTCGCCTCGGCAAACCGCGTGCTCGACAACGCCGACGCATTGATTGCCGATGACAACACCCGGGCCCTGCCCGAAACCCTGACCAAGGCGCTGACCGAAGTCGAACTGGCGGTGACCGATGCCCGCGGCATCATGGGCGAACTGCGCGAACAAGGCGCGGTCGAGGCGCTGACAAACGCGTTGCGCAAAGCCGACGAAGTGGCCGCCGATCTGTCGGCCTCCACCGAAGGTCTTCCGCAGTTGGTCGAGGACCTGGGAGCGGTCGCCGAAAAGGCCAATGCCCTGCCGCTTGACGAACTGGTGGCCTCGGCAAACCGCGTGCTGGCCAGTGCCGATGCGCTGGTGTCGTCGGACGACACGAAACAGCTTCCGGTCGCGCTGACCGGCGCGCTGGAACAGGTCGAGGCCGCGCTGGCCGATCTGCGCGCCGGTGGCACGGTCGAGAATGTCAACGAAACGCTGGCCTCGGCCCGCGATGCGGCGGATGCCATTGCCAAGGCGGCGTCGGACCTGCCGGAACTGTCGACGCGACTGAACCAGCTGGTGCGGCAGGCCGAAACCCTGGTCAACAGCTATGGCGACCGGTCGACCTTCAATGCCGGCACCCTGACCGCCTTGCGCGATGTCAGCGACGCCGCCCGCGCCGTGTCGCGGTTGGCGCGCGAGATCGAACGCAACCCCAATTCCCTGCTATTCGGACGGTGA
- a CDS encoding PqiC family protein, with protein MKRFLLSLGLACGLAACGDGTARYIIDPPKPETQVRLRLASIELKDLVLPAHASGPDVMIQSEDGSIVVLGDADWADEPARAYTDRLARSLDEGSTATVAAEPWPLFDRAQAQLVVRIDRMLARADGQFELSAQVAVTSADQVVRDRIERYSVTTPLPSADASGVSSATGAALDLLSDRILAMLRGL; from the coding sequence ATGAAACGCTTCCTGCTTTCCCTTGGCCTGGCTTGCGGCCTGGCCGCATGCGGCGACGGTACCGCCCGCTACATCATCGATCCACCAAAGCCGGAAACCCAGGTGCGCCTGCGCCTGGCAAGCATCGAGCTGAAAGACCTCGTGCTGCCGGCCCATGCCAGCGGTCCCGATGTCATGATCCAGTCCGAAGACGGCTCGATCGTCGTGCTCGGCGATGCCGATTGGGCCGACGAGCCGGCGCGCGCCTACACCGACCGGCTGGCGCGCAGCCTTGACGAAGGGTCCACGGCGACCGTGGCCGCCGAACCCTGGCCGTTGTTCGACCGGGCTCAGGCCCAACTCGTGGTGCGCATCGACCGCATGCTTGCACGAGCCGACGGGCAATTCGAACTGTCGGCGCAAGTGGCCGTCACGTCGGCCGATCAGGTGGTGCGCGACCGCATCGAACGCTATTCGGTGACCACCCCCCTGCCTTCGGCCGATGCGTCGGGCGTGTCTTCCGCGACAGGCGCGGCGCTCGACCTGCTGTCCGACCGCATCCTGGCGATGTTGCGCGGTCTCTGA
- the iolG gene encoding inositol 2-dehydrogenase, giving the protein MLNIGLLGAGRIAAVHARTIFAHPASQLAAVSDFLPEAAQKLASEFGAEARSTEDIIADPAIDAVLIATPTDTHSDLIEAATSAGKAVLCEKPVDLNIDRARTCQARVAATGRPVMIGFNRRFDPNFALLRTSLEAGEIGVPELLSITSFDPAPPPLGYVRASGGMFRDMMIHDFDMANFLMGAAPVSVMAVGASLVDPQIGAAGDVDTAVVTLRYSDGRIAVIRNSRRAAYGYDQRVEILGSDGMLQAENVLENTVVKSTAHGVTGAKPKYFFLERYMPAFTAEWDAFVKAVEDGGAMPVTLDDGVAALAMAEAATRSHQAGQPIALADI; this is encoded by the coding sequence ATGTTGAATATCGGGTTACTGGGGGCGGGCCGCATTGCCGCGGTGCATGCCCGGACCATCTTTGCGCATCCCGCAAGCCAGCTTGCCGCGGTGTCGGATTTCTTGCCGGAAGCGGCGCAAAAACTGGCCAGTGAATTCGGTGCCGAGGCGCGCAGCACCGAAGACATCATCGCCGACCCGGCGATCGATGCCGTTCTGATCGCAACCCCGACCGATACCCATTCCGACCTGATCGAAGCCGCCACATCGGCGGGCAAGGCGGTTTTGTGCGAAAAACCGGTCGATCTGAACATCGACCGTGCGCGAACCTGCCAAGCCCGCGTCGCGGCAACGGGGCGCCCGGTGATGATCGGTTTCAACCGCCGCTTCGATCCGAACTTCGCCCTGCTCAGGACGTCCTTGGAGGCGGGCGAAATCGGCGTACCCGAATTGCTTTCGATCACCTCGTTCGATCCCGCGCCGCCGCCACTTGGCTATGTCAGGGCGTCCGGTGGCATGTTCCGCGACATGATGATCCATGATTTCGACATGGCGAACTTTCTCATGGGCGCGGCGCCGGTATCGGTCATGGCCGTGGGCGCATCTTTGGTCGATCCGCAGATTGGCGCGGCGGGGGATGTGGACACCGCCGTGGTCACGTTGCGTTATTCCGACGGGCGGATCGCTGTCATCCGGAATTCGCGCCGTGCCGCCTATGGGTACGACCAGCGGGTCGAAATCCTGGGCTCTGACGGGATGCTGCAGGCCGAAAACGTGCTCGAGAACACGGTGGTGAAATCCACGGCACATGGCGTCACCGGGGCCAAGCCGAAATACTTCTTCCTGGAACGCTACATGCCGGCCTTCACGGCGGAATGGGACGCTTTCGTCAAGGCCGTAGAGGACGGCGGCGCCATGCCGGTGACGCTGGATGACGGCGTTGCCGCGCTGGCCATGGCCGAGGCCGCGACGCGGTCGCATCAGGCCGGTCAGCCGATCGCGCTGGCGGATATCTGA
- a CDS encoding C45 family autoproteolytic acyltransferase/hydolase, with protein MSVEFRAINEDAPGPKWAAQFAEYWPSYSEWWAREGVTSRPTYLESLRAIRRHMPEIAGLYEALCELAGGSDRAARFLSFYCPPRYLAGCSQAIWPGDEPLLVRNYDYDKDAFDAIVLKTNWLGRGVIGLSDGLFGLVDGMNDAGLAASLTFGGRREVGEGFGVPLILRYILQTCTTAAEAREVLKRLPSHMSYNVTVLDADRRYLTAYLSPDRPTVVTRAAVATNHQERVEWSSHARFTATVERERYLLQRLTLHPETQDRFIGAFLKPPLYSTAFSSGFGTLYTAAYRPRAGTLDIHWPDRIWSKGFDRFEEDAVRVVYPSQSSHAVS; from the coding sequence ATGTCCGTCGAGTTTCGCGCCATAAACGAAGATGCGCCCGGTCCCAAATGGGCCGCGCAGTTCGCCGAGTACTGGCCGTCCTATTCCGAGTGGTGGGCGCGCGAGGGCGTCACGTCGCGACCGACCTACCTGGAATCGCTCCGCGCCATTCGCCGGCACATGCCCGAGATCGCGGGCCTGTACGAAGCGCTGTGCGAACTGGCGGGCGGCAGCGACCGCGCCGCGCGGTTTCTCAGCTTCTATTGCCCGCCGCGCTATCTGGCGGGCTGTTCCCAGGCGATCTGGCCGGGCGACGAGCCGCTGCTGGTGCGGAATTACGACTATGACAAGGATGCCTTTGACGCCATCGTGCTCAAGACCAACTGGCTGGGACGGGGCGTGATCGGGTTGTCGGACGGGCTCTTCGGGCTGGTCGACGGGATGAACGATGCCGGCCTTGCCGCTTCGCTGACTTTCGGCGGCCGGCGCGAGGTGGGCGAAGGTTTCGGTGTCCCCCTGATCCTGCGTTACATCCTGCAGACCTGCACGACCGCCGCCGAGGCGCGCGAGGTCTTGAAACGGCTACCCAGCCACATGAGTTACAACGTGACGGTTCTGGACGCCGATCGCCGCTATCTGACGGCCTATCTCAGTCCTGACCGACCGACCGTGGTGACCCGCGCGGCGGTGGCGACCAACCACCAGGAACGGGTGGAATGGTCAAGCCACGCCCGGTTCACCGCCACGGTCGAACGGGAACGCTATCTGTTGCAGAGGCTGACCTTGCATCCGGAAACGCAGGACCGGTTCATCGGCGCCTTTCTCAAGCCGCCGCTATATTCGACCGCGTTCTCCTCGGGTTTCGGCACGCTCTACACGGCCGCCTACCGGCCCAGGGCGGGCACGCTGGACATACACTGGCCGGACCGGATCTGGTCCAAGGGCTTTGACCGCTTCGAAGAGGACGCTGTTCGCGTCGTATACCCGTCGCAGTCCAGCCACGCGGTGTCGTGA
- a CDS encoding biotin carboxylase — translation MPKKTLKNISEIRRFFHTNKDPIYFVSATNFNLLGLDEWVKNFTYICYMDCFDGRHPNVFVPTEMPHDEFQSIEDINNYLLQHKEVVDLVKRRGGKPKFVFLMFDETTEKLAKELGGEVWFPKAKLRTAMDNKIETVRIGNKAGVPSVPNTLSEVKSYEHLRQLCDKAKIGHDLVLQSAFGDSGHTTFFIKSEADFRRHEHEIVGEGEIKIMKRIDCRGSAIEACATKEGTIVGPLMTELVGFKELTPYRGGWCGNEIFSTAFPPKTRQKARELTFKFGEQLRKEGYRGYFELDFLIDKKTGDLWLGELNPRITGASSMTNHAAFAHADAPLFLFHLLEFSKKAFNLDVDELNARWSDPDMIDSWSQMVIKHTEDNVDIITHAPQSGIYKMLEDGRVVFDRFDYHRRAVGDNEAFFLRISNAGDYRYEGADLGILVRRGRSMTGGFKLTEDSKRWIHGIKQSYSARPLPSAQAFEDPAFKIM, via the coding sequence ATGCCAAAGAAGACCTTGAAGAACATCTCGGAAATTCGGCGGTTCTTCCATACCAACAAAGACCCGATCTATTTCGTCTCTGCCACGAACTTCAACCTTCTGGGCCTGGACGAGTGGGTGAAGAACTTCACCTACATCTGCTACATGGATTGCTTCGACGGTCGGCACCCCAACGTCTTCGTGCCCACCGAGATGCCGCATGACGAGTTTCAGTCGATCGAGGACATCAACAACTACCTGTTGCAGCACAAGGAAGTGGTCGACCTGGTCAAGCGCCGGGGCGGAAAGCCGAAATTCGTCTTTCTGATGTTCGACGAAACAACCGAAAAGCTGGCCAAGGAACTGGGCGGCGAGGTCTGGTTCCCCAAGGCCAAGCTGCGCACCGCGATGGACAACAAGATCGAAACCGTGCGCATCGGCAACAAGGCAGGCGTGCCTTCGGTGCCGAACACCCTGAGCGAGGTCAAAAGCTACGAACACCTGCGCCAGCTGTGCGACAAGGCCAAGATCGGACACGACCTGGTGCTGCAATCGGCTTTCGGTGACAGCGGCCACACCACGTTCTTCATCAAGTCCGAAGCCGATTTCCGCCGACACGAACACGAGATCGTCGGCGAGGGCGAGATCAAGATCATGAAGCGGATCGATTGCCGCGGATCGGCGATCGAGGCCTGCGCCACCAAGGAAGGCACCATCGTCGGCCCGCTGATGACCGAACTGGTAGGTTTCAAGGAACTGACGCCCTATCGCGGCGGCTGGTGCGGCAACGAGATATTCTCTACCGCCTTCCCGCCCAAGACCCGGCAAAAAGCGCGCGAACTGACCTTCAAGTTCGGCGAACAGCTGCGCAAGGAAGGCTATCGCGGCTATTTCGAGCTGGATTTCCTGATCGACAAGAAGACCGGCGATCTGTGGCTGGGCGAGCTCAACCCCCGCATCACCGGGGCCAGCTCGATGACCAATCACGCGGCCTTTGCCCATGCCGACGCGCCACTGTTCCTGTTCCACCTGCTCGAGTTCTCGAAAAAGGCCTTCAACCTGGACGTCGACGAACTGAACGCCCGCTGGTCCGATCCCGACATGATCGACAGTTGGTCGCAGATGGTCATCAAGCACACCGAGGATAATGTCGATATCATCACCCATGCACCGCAATCGGGCATCTACAAGATGCTCGAGGACGGCCGGGTCGTGTTCGACCGTTTCGACTACCACCGCCGCGCGGTGGGCGACAACGAAGCGTTCTTTCTGCGCATCTCGAATGCTGGCGACTACCGTTACGAAGGCGCCGATCTGGGCATCCTGGTGCGCCGTGGCCGGTCGATGACGGGCGGCTTCAAGCTGACCGAAGACAGCAAGCGCTGGATCCATGGCATCAAGCAAAGCTACTCTGCGCGCCCGCTGCCGTCGGCCCAGGCCTTCGAGGATCCTGCCTTCAAGATCATGTAG
- a CDS encoding aminotransferase class I/II-fold pyridoxal phosphate-dependent enzyme — translation MNLQHDVKKLPSVSDYYSATQLRADRWSALRETAESMLVHGVEGRQGSKLLKTAETLLDALAPIELYWAFPGLHAFEHLRRLLDHRNIEDLATAVRRVARALTSGAYRRRTVPVGGDELDNEDFEDDSTLAPEDRALGRPYFEVLIVDNVNEHQERFLRNNLHRVRRAEDPFIYEPVVVPSLEDALMGILFNYNVQAVIVRPGLVLKSKNALPIIQQYLSRLNEDEDVDALQPYEYGPEACRLIAKVRPELDAYLITDRSAEDIAGLDLGRCRRVFYNQEDFLELHLNILRGVNRRYKTPFFTALKEYSKQPTGVFHAMPISRGKSISRSHWIQDMGAFYGPNIFLAETSATSGGLDSLLEPKGPIKEAQDMAARAFGSKQTFFATNGTSTCNKIVVQALVRPGDIVLVDRDCHKSHHYGMVLAGANVVYMDSYPLHEYSMYGAVPLHEVKHTLLKLKAAGKLDRVRMVLLTNCTFDGLIYNVERVMEECLAIKKDLVFLWDEAWFAFARFSPTYRRRTAMSVANTMRERLADAGYRLEWEKQQEKLKDADDATLLKTRLIPPPDARVRVYATQSTHKTLTSLRQGSMIHVNDMDFKGEVEQAFHEAYMTHTSTSPNYQIIASLDVGRRQVELEGFEFVQRQVESAMAIRRAVATHPLLRKYFRVLTPSDMIPAEYRESGIQSYFNADEGWSDKWEIWAKDEFVLDPTRVTLAVGGTGWDGDTFKTKILMDKYGIQINKTSRNSVLFMTNIGTTRSSVAYLIEVLVEIAKDLDDLLDDASRMERLSFEKRVSALVEHVPPLPDFSRFHDAFRSGGETPEGDIRKAFFLAYNEENCDYLDLDDKLVARLEGGEELVSASFIIPYPPGFPILVPGQVISPEILSFMRALDVSEIHGYRPDLGLRVFTAKALKALTKKSK, via the coding sequence ATGAATCTGCAGCACGACGTCAAGAAACTGCCTTCGGTCAGCGACTACTACAGCGCGACGCAATTGCGCGCGGACCGTTGGAGCGCGTTGCGCGAAACGGCGGAATCGATGCTGGTCCACGGGGTCGAAGGACGGCAGGGCAGCAAGCTGCTCAAGACCGCCGAAACGCTGCTGGATGCGCTTGCCCCGATCGAGCTTTACTGGGCTTTCCCGGGGCTGCATGCCTTCGAGCATCTGCGCAGGTTGCTGGACCACCGCAACATCGAGGACCTGGCCACCGCGGTGCGCCGGGTCGCGCGGGCGTTGACCTCGGGCGCCTACCGGCGTCGCACGGTTCCCGTGGGGGGCGACGAGCTCGACAACGAGGATTTCGAGGACGACAGCACGCTGGCGCCCGAGGATCGGGCCCTTGGGCGGCCCTATTTCGAAGTGCTGATCGTCGACAACGTCAACGAGCATCAGGAACGGTTTCTGCGCAACAACCTGCACCGCGTGCGCCGCGCCGAGGACCCGTTCATCTACGAGCCGGTCGTCGTGCCCAGCCTCGAAGATGCGCTGATGGGTATCCTGTTCAACTACAACGTTCAGGCGGTGATCGTGCGTCCCGGTCTGGTGCTCAAGTCCAAGAACGCGTTGCCGATCATCCAGCAATATCTCAGCCGTCTGAACGAGGATGAGGATGTCGACGCGCTTCAACCCTATGAATATGGCCCCGAGGCCTGCCGGCTGATCGCAAAGGTGCGTCCCGAACTGGACGCCTACCTGATCACCGACCGGTCGGCCGAGGATATCGCCGGGCTCGACCTGGGCCGTTGCCGGCGGGTGTTCTACAACCAGGAGGATTTCCTGGAGCTGCACCTGAACATCCTGCGTGGGGTGAACCGGCGCTACAAGACGCCGTTCTTCACGGCGCTCAAGGAGTATTCCAAGCAGCCCACCGGTGTCTTTCACGCCATGCCCATCAGCCGCGGCAAGTCGATCAGCCGCAGCCACTGGATCCAGGACATGGGCGCGTTTTATGGGCCCAACATCTTTCTGGCCGAAACCTCGGCCACCAGCGGCGGGTTGGACAGTCTTCTGGAACCCAAGGGCCCGATCAAGGAAGCGCAAGACATGGCGGCGCGGGCCTTCGGATCGAAACAAACGTTCTTTGCCACCAACGGTACCTCGACCTGCAACAAGATCGTTGTCCAAGCCCTTGTCCGGCCAGGAGATATCGTGCTGGTCGATCGCGACTGCCACAAATCGCACCACTACGGCATGGTGCTGGCCGGTGCCAACGTCGTCTATATGGACAGCTATCCGTTGCACGAATACTCGATGTACGGCGCAGTTCCGTTGCACGAGGTCAAGCACACGCTGCTCAAGCTGAAGGCGGCAGGCAAGCTGGATCGTGTCCGCATGGTGCTGCTGACCAACTGCACCTTCGACGGGCTGATCTACAACGTCGAACGCGTCATGGAAGAATGCCTGGCGATCAAGAAGGACCTGGTGTTCCTGTGGGACGAAGCCTGGTTCGCCTTCGCACGGTTCAGCCCGACCTACCGCCGCCGAACCGCGATGTCCGTCGCCAATACGATGCGTGAAAGGCTGGCAGATGCCGGCTACCGGCTGGAATGGGAAAAGCAGCAGGAAAAGCTGAAGGACGCAGACGATGCGACACTGCTCAAGACCCGGCTGATCCCACCGCCCGATGCCCGCGTCCGCGTCTATGCCACGCAATCCACGCACAAGACGCTGACCTCGCTGCGGCAGGGGTCGATGATTCACGTCAACGACATGGACTTCAAGGGCGAGGTCGAACAGGCCTTTCACGAAGCCTACATGACCCACACGTCGACATCGCCCAACTACCAGATCATCGCCTCGTTGGACGTCGGTCGGCGGCAGGTCGAACTGGAAGGGTTCGAGTTTGTCCAGCGCCAGGTCGAAAGCGCGATGGCGATCCGCCGCGCCGTGGCCACCCACCCGCTGCTGCGCAAGTATTTCCGGGTGCTGACCCCGTCGGACATGATCCCGGCCGAATACCGCGAAAGCGGAATCCAGTCCTATTTCAACGCCGACGAAGGCTGGTCCGACAAGTGGGAAATCTGGGCCAAGGACGAGTTCGTGCTGGACCCGACCCGCGTGACATTGGCCGTCGGCGGCACCGGCTGGGATGGCGACACCTTCAAGACCAAGATCCTGATGGACAAGTACGGCATCCAGATCAACAAGACGTCGCGCAACTCGGTCCTGTTCATGACCAATATCGGCACGACCCGGTCTTCGGTCGCGTACCTGATCGAAGTGCTGGTCGAGATCGCCAAGGATCTCGACGACCTGCTGGACGACGCGTCGCGGATGGAGCGGCTGTCCTTCGAAAAGCGCGTGTCGGCGCTGGTCGAACACGTGCCGCCGCTGCCCGATTTCAGCCGCTTCCACGATGCCTTCCGCTCGGGCGGGGAAACGCCCGAGGGCGATATCCGCAAGGCGTTCTTCCTCGCCTACAACGAAGAGAACTGCGACTATCTCGATCTGGACGACAAGCTGGTTGCACGCCTCGAGGGGGGCGAGGAACTGGTTTCGGCCTCTTTCATCATTCCCTATCCGCCGGGTTTCCCGATCCTGGTGCCCGGCCAGGTCATCAGCCCCGAAATCCTGTCATTCATGCGTGCGTTGGATGTCAGCGAAATCCACGGATACCGACCCGACCTGGGCTTGCGCGTCTTTACCGCCAAGGCCCTCAAGGCACTGACCAAGAAGTCGAAGTAG